The Gammaproteobacteria bacterium nucleotide sequence CGCATTAAAATAAGCCGTGCTAAATAGAGCGCGTCTTAAGCTAAGAGAGGGAATAATGACATTAGCAAGCACAGAATGCTGTTCTTGTGGTGAGTTATACTGCAATGAGTAGGCTAAAACTTTATAAAACTTTGGCGGAACTTCAGGAGATAAAATTAAATCTAATAACTCTTGTATCCTACTAGTATCCATTATTTGCAAGATATGTAAGCGAACATCATGATATTCTTTGCTAAGAATTTGCAGCGTTTGTGTTATACCGTTTTTTGTAGGTGATGAGCCCCGAGAGCGAGTATTTGCTGTAGGTTCTGTGTCCACGGAAATTTCATCATATTCTTCAGGTGACATCAGTATCACAAAATCTTTTATAAAGCGACCTTTTTGGCATGTCCTCTCTAGTTGTTTCAGTTCTTTTTCTATTGTGTCTATAAAAACAGATTGAACATAAGTGAGGTGTCTGGGGATTTCTACTATCTTTAGTGATCGCGCCCAAAGGTTCTGAACAGTTGTGCCCAAAATATCGAAAGCAATTAGAGTGTAAGCGACCTCAATTGGAATTTGTTTGTGTGTGTCAACGACATGAAAAATAGAGAATATGTTTTGCAATAGATTGAAAACAACCGTCAAAATGATTGCAGAAACATGAAAGCAACTAATAGACTCGATAAGTAACCAGTCTCTGTTTAAGGAAGATCGATGAAGAGTTGAGGTGCACCGGGCAATTTGCTTATCTCCGTCATGAACAGTGCATAAATTAACTCCGTTCATTGGGTTGGGGGAGCATATCAGGTCTTTTGCGGCCTGATTGGCTGCTAATGGCGATGCCACCAGCTTATTGGATGAATACGGGTCATCTGTTACCTGCATGTTTGTTGGTTGACGCTGGCTTTGCAGCGGAATCACTGACCTACCATCATCCAAGCCTGACTCTTCATTATCCATAGGGTCGTCATACATCATAATAGCCAGCCTCTTGTTATTATTATCCAACCCGGCCAATGTACATGCTGAATATTAAGAACGCCTTAACGAATTTTTTTAATCTAAGAAATATTTGGCCTATAATTGGTCTTGAGTTATACTGAAAAGCCCTGGGTGATTGCGAAGACAATGAAATTTTCATATCTGGATACCTTAAAAAACAAAGCCTTAGAGCTTGCCAAGCGCTTGCGTCACGCGAAAGTGACTATTGAGCACTTACTTTTAGTATTGGTAGAAAGTGACGAAAGCGATGTAGTGCGTGCATTAACCTACAACCCTTACCATGAGTATGACCGTGACCAATTGATCAAGTGTCTCAAGCAGGGGTTACAGGCGTGCCCACCGTTGACCAATGATGGCCTCGTGGAAACCCTAGGATTTCAACGGGTTCTAACCCGCACAGAACGTATGGTGGAGCACAAAGAGCGTCGTAACGTAAATGGCGCTGATGTGTTATTGGCCATTTTTCATGAACAAGAGAGTCATGGCGTACAATGCTTACGGCAATGCCAAGCGACACGAGCCGATATTGAGAGTTATTTGTCTCAACCACGTTTTAAAGAAGATACCCAACATCAACGGGCAGAAGAATCATTAAAATCATTTGATATTCAGACCTTATTGTCCCCCCCTAAGACGGACACTTCTTCTGGGGGCGCGGAAGATTATCTCGAAAATCTTAATATGAAGTATCGCCAAGGCAAGCTATCTCCTGTTATTGGCCGTCAGAAAGAAATTCAAGAAACTATGATGATTCTATCGCAAAGTCGCAAAAGCAATCCTTTGTTAATTGGTGAACCGGGTGTCGGTAAAACAACGATCGCAGTGGGATTGGCGCAGTTGATTGAAGAACAAAAGGTGCCGATGTCGTTGAGAAACGCAACTATTTATTCTTTAAAACTGACGGCGTTGATGGCAGGAACCCAATTTCGCGGTGAATTTGAAAAGCGTATGGATGATATTATTAATTTTCTTAAACAAACACCGCATGCGATTTTATTTATAGATGAAATTCATATGATTATTGGCGCTGGCTCTACTAAAGGCAGCGATATGGATATGGCAAATATATTAAAGCCTGCACTGGCGTCTGGTGAAATTAGTTGTATCGGTGCGACGACGTATAAAGAATTCCGACAAATTTTTGAAAAGGATGAAGCGCTAAAACGGCGTTTTGCTGAAGTGCATGTGCCAGAACCTACGCCAGAAGAAGCCCTGGCGATTATTCAAGGCATGAAACCACGTTTAGAAAAACATCATCGCGTCGTGTTTGATCAAAAGGCATTAGAAATTTCGGTGACGATGAGTCAAAAATATATTAAAGATCGTCGTCTACCCGATATTGCACTGGATGTATTGGATGAAGCCGGCGCTTTAGTCA carries:
- a CDS encoding AAA family ATPase produces the protein MKFSYLDTLKNKALELAKRLRHAKVTIEHLLLVLVESDESDVVRALTYNPYHEYDRDQLIKCLKQGLQACPPLTNDGLVETLGFQRVLTRTERMVEHKERRNVNGADVLLAIFHEQESHGVQCLRQCQATRADIESYLSQPRFKEDTQHQRAEESLKSFDIQTLLSPPKTDTSSGGAEDYLENLNMKYRQGKLSPVIGRQKEIQETMMILSQSRKSNPLLIGEPGVGKTTIAVGLAQLIEEQKVPMSLRNATIYSLKLTALMAGTQFRGEFEKRMDDIINFLKQTPHAILFIDEIHMIIGAGSTKGSDMDMANILKPALASGEISCIGATTYKEFRQIFEKDEALKRRFAEVHVPEPTPEEALAIIQGMKPRLEKHHRVVFDQKALEISVTMSQKYIKDRRLPDIALDVLDEAGALVNMENPHLGNKTVDAAHVYQVIASKAHIPVEQIAQTQESAGLAHLTEHLKEAIFGQDHAIETLVAAVTMANAGLRDNTKPIGSFLFAGPTGVGKTELCKQLALQLGMKLLRFDMSEYTDQSAYTKLIGTAPGYVGYDQGGILTDAVQKEPHSIVLMDEIEKAHPQIYNLLLQVLDYGTLTDGQARKVDFRHTIIVLTTNAGAAVFQKRSIGFGGLNNEPDKQESQQEMARVFSPEFRNRFDEIIQFNALPKSVAGNIVDKLIAELQQTLIDKKVNIILTDSARQWLIDHGYDAQMGARPMARLVTNELKKPLAKELLYGHLKNGGQVTVDAKHGELALSFN